Within the Drosophila melanogaster chromosome 3R genome, the region CTATTTTCtctttaataatattttacaaccTTCGCTATGCTTATTtaacatttgtttattgaatACTTTTCTACagtatgtttatttttatttatttaaaattgtttatttaaaatttcttttgtACCATTTGCAATCCGAGGGCTTTCCAAGATAATCCGACCACTTCGCACATCCGAAAAGTTGCAAAGCAAAGTGTAAttgttaaacaaattaaacgtGCAAcagcatattttttattttcgagcAGATTGGTCGGAATTGCCGTTTCTTAGTTGTTTGAACTCCCTAATTGCCAAGTGAACTTGCATAAACACTCGTATATCCTCTGACCAAATTGCCCTGTGTTTGCCTaatattcttatattttaTGTGCATTTCTTTTGGACCGAAGACGACCCTTTGGTTTCGAGAGACAAACAATGGCGAggcaagaaaaataataaaattgcaagTTCAACTTTTAGGCTGtgggttgttgttgtggctgccgTTGCAAGCGGCAGGTGCAGCATTCCACAGAAAGAAATTTTGTAAGAAATATCTATATCTAGAAGGTGAGTATATAATGCATTATTATGCATGACACCAAGATGTATAGGACCGGAAATCATTGAGTTTAGTGCCACAACGTATGTTGCATACTTTGAGATACTTTTATAAGCGAAATTTTAAGTGTGTAACCTGTTGGTGAATGTCAGATTCttagtttaattatttttcaaaaaaattgttctaaaatttaattgattaacttaattgaaaatagAGACGCACTCATTTCGTCCTGGCATTCTGTTGGTTTTTCCTTGTGTGCCGACAGTTTTTCCTCTTGTAGCTCGTGCGTTGCAagttgctgatgctgttgtGGCGCCTAGGTGGTTGCTCGTTGCAAGTGCCACTGACAAACACAGCTGTCGAGTGCGGCGCTTAAATGGCAAGTAAACTGCAGCCGAGCGTTTGCTTTGCTAATTTTGCAGGCATTCTGCCTTTGGAGCCTCTTCTTCAGTGCCACCACACCTACTTGGACCGCCTTCGCCTCAGCGTTCTGCCCCCTCGACAattgtgtgggcgtggctgtgcACTTGCTGCTTATTATTTGCACTCGGCAAGGCCAACAGCATAATAAATTGGGCggcaggaggagcagctggagaaggagGCGGTTTGCCTGCTTCTGGTGTCGGGGTGAATCGGAAAATCTTTTATTCATGAATGCCGCCCCCCAGCCGCCCACTGCGTCCATAAAAATTGCACAATTTGAAGCGCTTTTCCCACTTTCCCCACGAGCCGCTTAGTCTGAGACGTATgtccaaaacccaaaaaaaaaaaaaactttatataGAAATGCGAGAAAAGGAAGACGCGGCGCTCAAGAAAAGAATTTACGCGCCTCGAGCGGCTCTCTCAAGGATTTCGGCAATGGCTCTCCTGGAGTCCTGCCCCACCCACTTCTGGCTGCAGGCGATAGTTGCATAAATCATAAAAGCggcacttgttgttgtccttGCACCCACCCTCCTTTGGACCCAACCGCTCAGCCTTAACCCGCATCCGTGGCAGGACTTTACGACACTTAAGTAACGCAAGTGGGCGGCGTGAGTGTCGCCAAATGTCTGAATTTGATTGCACGGCCACAACAGCGACTCGAGAGGTGCCACTCCCACTCCTTTACATGGATAATGGATTCAACTCCCCCCGTGGAACTTGgcgcatttatttatgaaggTCTAAAGGTCTCCCGAAATCGTTCTCCGCCCGCCgatttcggtcttcaaattCTATTACTGGAATATTTGAGTGAAGGAGCAGCGATGCTGGAGGGAAATGCTCTTGCAAAGTGGATGAGATATCAACAGGTTGGTTTCGCTAACCAAAATAGTGGATTTGTGACCATGAAACTGGTTTGCAACCATAACAGCCATTCGAGTTTAACTCAATCAAAGCTTTGTTCATTTCTTGACAGAATCGTAGCTCAATTAAGTATAAATTCAAGGTAAggtataatattttaaaagtaagAAAATGCTCGAAAAGCGCTTAATGCTTAATGCAAGTGCTAGATTGGCCACCTGCCACAACCACCGAcaagtggcgcccaacgtgcgCACCACACTCGCCGCCATTTCAGGAGGGCCACGCACTTAATTTATGACTCGCCGTGCAATAATTCAAAGTCATAGGCCTCCAGAGGCCATTCAGGGAACACTCGGCCACTCATTCGCTCAAGGGGCTTCTGGAGGGGCATCTGGAGGGGCTGTTGGCCAGGCTTACGGCCACACCTCACTCACACTTTGCGGCAGCATTTGCGatggaatttttaattaaaatattaaagcattGGCTGCGAGGTGTTTTTAAtcttgaaaattgttttaattgttatttaggatttgttgccgatgGTTGTTGTTTGCCCATCTTGTTTGTGGTGCAATTTATGTGCGCCTAATTAGAACAGACACAGCCGCGGTGTCAGAGGTTCTGGCTTCCCTGCTCCATGTTCCCGCTCCCCCCCGCTATccatttcttgtttttctGCTTTCCCGCCTTATACAAAGCTGCTTCATAATTAccatattttcaaattaccATTGGCCAGGGCCATGGCCAACATTTTCCTTTCCATTCGGCCCGCGGCCATAAAAGCTAATTGTATGCGTGCGTGGCTCGAGGGGGCAGAGAGTGTGGGGAAGAGGGAGAGGGGGAGGGGGCGGGGAAAGGTAAATCCTTGGCATGTTGTTTCCCCggtgatttatatttaattgttgtcaTTATGGTCATCAGAAAGCGTGTGAAGTTCCTGGAGGACCTGGCGCAACTCCGGCACTGTCCTGTCATGATGGAGTGCCCCAGCTGCTGGCGGGAATTGTTCGAGTGTTTCGTGGGTCAACATGCTGACAGATGTCTAATTGCTGGCCAACTTACAAGTTGCCCCATAGACTTTCCTCTTTAAAGACCCTACCGCTCTTAGCATTTTGCAAAGAGAAACATGCTGCGGAGGAACGATGGCATTGGAACAGGACATGCCAGGCGCATGACTTGCATCCACTTTCATGCCGTGCACATACGCTTTGGAATCGCTTCAGTTGTGGCCCGTTGATGGCTCCACTTGGTCGATGGGGGATTGGCTTTGGTCTTGGGCTGCAGCTGGAGCGTGAGTTTAATCGAATTCGAGCAGAATATTCGATATTGAtatgcattaaattaaattcaattaaattcgaCTCTGATTGGGTCTTGGCCGAATTATTCTCACACGATGCCGTGCGTCGCTCGAGTGACACAGGCGTAATTGAATAGTTGTGGATTTAATTATGCAATTGTGGCTCAAGTGGGCAAACGGACAGTCAATTTGCCGATGGCAATAGTAGTTCATCAGCATTTCGACTGCCGGCagagcaataaatatttttaattattcataaaataaaagcgaacACTTATTTGCCTGATTAATACAATTTCCCCTGCcgcaaattgaattaagcTTTTTTTTATCGTCGCAATCTGGATGCAAATGATGTTGAACGATGAAATCATCAGCACGAACAGCACGAGCTATATTCATTAGTTGCAATAATCCAATATGACATTccttttgccatttgttttgaTGTCCGCGCCCCGCATTCGCGTTTCACCTTAATCAGCCCGCAAGCGATTGTGTTTTAAatgattattaatttaaatgcgtTTTATGCCCCCTTAGGCGTAGCTCTACCCTatcaaaagatacaaaaagtTACAAGGGGGCATATACCCATCACACATTTTTTAATACGCCACTATCTGATTGTAAGCTCCACAAGctggaaaatgcggaaaatggCTACTTTCGCTTTGATGAAcattacaaaattattaaCGAGTTAAGAGAATGTATCTAATCATTCTAgatattgattatttttcattgGAACAAACGAAGCTGTTGGTGCGATAGAATCTCAAAAAATGCATCTATCtatttttcgttttctgtAATTCATAGAGTATCTCGAAAAGAGGCGTATTGAATATGGACCGCCCAGTTTTAATTGACTTATAGCATAGTTGTGGCCATAGTTGTTGCAATTATTTACAAGCGTTTGTTATTAATGAAGCATGGCAATCGGAAAAATGACTGGCGTTAATGTAATTTCCCGATTTCAACAGTTGCATCCAGCTTTCGCAAATTAGCTTAGTAAgcggaaaaaaagaaaaactgaaaaaataaacCATTTTCGCTGGGGTTCGAGGCGATGGCAGGCCTGTTTTCCCACGAAAATGGATTTTCTCGAGATGGGAAGGGGGAGAAAAACAAATTACTTGggacttgtttgttttgcaaaaATACTCGCCCATTTGCGATTGCGATTTCGGGCCTAGGCAAAAGTGCCTCGAGATGAAAATAGGGCTTCGTCATTTGCGAATTCGACAGTTTTCCTTCGAGCGTATCAAATCAAGCCGCAAACAGAGGCGCACAGGTATCGAAATTCGGTGGGTCCTTGGCAAGTGGGGCTCCCCCCCCAACCAGTAATATATCCCAATAAATATGAGACGGGAAATAAAATATCTCTCATTAAATGATGACAGAAGCAAATATGAAAACACGCTCGGGGCGGAAAATCAACCACCGAGCAGCATGAGTGCCTGGTAACGAAAAGCAGCCAGGAGGATACACGGCTCGGTCGCGTGGGAAGAAGAAATCGAGCTGGTTGGGGCATTAATTACAACTGTCTAAGTACGATTCTGGATGGCCCCAAAACAAAGGTGGAAATGCTGGGACGAGGCCCACGAAAGCACTTGAgctaaacaaatatttaagttgATTGGGCGGGCGGCGCCGGCGAGcggcaaatgcaaaaagtttCCACTCAAGAAGGAGTTCACCAAATTCGCATAAATTCAATGCGTGCCAGGGCAACCGTGAactttttaatgtattttaaaacACTTTCCACTAAACATTTTAAGCAAACTGCTTCCCCAGGCCTGCGCTCCTCCGCCTTAGTCGCACTCGTCCCCTGCCAAGTTGACTTCCTGCGAGAAGCGGCAAAGTTTTCGCCCCTCCGGAGTTGCAGGCAAAATCCCACGGAGGCTGAAATCAAGTATTTCATTTTGGATTCAACTGCTGTCCGGGCAGTGCAACAACTAAATGGCAAAGTATTTCAGCTCAGCTCAGGCCAGCCCAGCCAGCACCAAGCTGGCGATACCCTGCCCTGTTGTCTGCGCAACACCATAGTTCATTCGAATTTCCACCTCAAAACAAATGAACTGATAAGTGTTGGCCGCACCAAACAAGGCGAAACAATAGTTATCAAGTGACTGTGGCTCAAGTATTATAATTCCGGCGAGTTCTTAAGTCGAATATTTCACGCCTGCCCCCAAAAAGGAAATTCGAGTTTCGTCGAGAGCTGGCTGCCATGGATACAGTGAAGCATTCGAGCAATCGACCAGTCGAGCAGCATCAACGTGGTAATAACAATGCCAGGAATAAGAAAAAGTTCTTGAACAGTTTTCggccaccccccccccccccagatggttttccatttccccctTCTGTCAGCTGCCAGCCAGccgagttgagttgagtttcCCAGCAAGTTTTGCTTTAccgaaaatatataaactccattttccattttccattttcgtgGGCTTCGTGGTGCGCCGGTCAGTGTGTCAATGTTTGTTTTATGTGCCTAGGACGAAAGTTGTTCCATTGCCAGAGGATGGCCATCGGTAGTGGCTCTGTTTTCAATCCGAGAGGTAAGAACTCGTAATTAATTACTCCGTCTGACGGTTAATAATTGAGTAAATAGAATTGGACCTCACTGCCTCACTGCGGCATTCACACATTCGAATTAATAATGCCGTCGCTGCAAAGTCTGTGGCATTTGTCCCGAACtcaatttgtgtgtgctttatGACTCCACTTAGGCCTTAACTCGGGTCTTAAGCTGCCAGCatgtaattgcattaatttattttacccATCTAAATTCTCCGACCAAACGATGGCCAAACTTGTGCCGGCTGGCcagttgcagctgcatctGAAGCTGCTGGGATCTTTGACCACGACAACAATACCGATACGATGGAGCCGGTAAAAGTCTCGGGCTTAGCAGTAATTAAAACCCTGAAATGTTAGACGAATCCCAAAACAGCAGCTTGCAATTCTGAGCTGCAGGATGCGAGGCAAGCAAAAGTTTTCACATTTGAAATGCAGCTAGgatttgttttagtttttgctTAGCATTGCtgccaaatatttgcagtGGCTCACAGATTTGCTGCATGCAAGACCACAGGCCGAGCTGCTTGACGGCTGCAATTGgaatttgcttttaattgtttttaattaagtataaTTTATTGTGCAAACATCAGAGGGCCAAGATTTGTATGCTGATGCATTCGAAATTTCCCAGAGACCAAGACACTTGTACAACCGCCACTTCATTTGCGAGCGCCAGCAGGCTGAAGGTCATGGCActcgaatttaaatattaaatacaattatAGGTTGCTCGCTTTAATGGCTTATTGATTTTACTAAGCCGCTAATGAGCACAAACCTCCAGTGAGCTACACTTCCCATTAGGAGGACTCACTCACTTCTCATTCGACATGCTGACGGACAAGTTCCTCCGACTGCAGTCCGCTTTATTTCGCCTTCTCGGACTCGAATTGTTGCACGAGCAGGATGTTGGCCATCGATATCCTTGGCGCAGCATCTGCTGCATTCTCTCGGTGGCCAGTTTCATGCCCCTGACCATTGCGTTTGGCCTGCAAAACGTCCAAAATGTGGAGCAATTAACCGACTCACTCTGCTCGGTTCTCGTGGATTTGCTGGCCCTGTGCAAAATCGGgcttttcctttggctttaCAAGGACTTCAAGTTCCTAATAGGGCAGTTCTATTGTGTTTTGCAAACGGGTAAGCTATCTATTATTGAGATGCATTGTATAAACTCTATTTCCTATTATAATAGAAACCCACACCGCTGTCGCTGAAATGATAGTGACCAGGGAAAGTCGTCGGGATCAGTTCATCAGTGCTATGTATGCCTACTGTTTCATTACGGCTGGCCTTTCGGCCTGCCTGATGTCCCCTCTATCCATGCTGATTAGCTACCACGAACAGGTGAATTGCAGccgaaatttccatttcccagtGTGTAAGAAAAAGTACTGCTTAATATCCAGAATATTAAGATACAGTTTCTGCAGATATCCCTGGGACAATATGAAGCTGTCCAACTACATCATTTCCTATTTCTGGAATGTGTGTGCTGCattgggcgtggcactgcCCACCGTTTGTGTGGACACACTGTTCTGTTCTCTGAGCCATAATCTCTGTGCCCTATTCCAGATTGCCAGGCACAAAATGATGCACTTTGAGGGCAGAAATACCAAAGAGACTCATGAGAACTTAAAGCACGTGTTTCAACTATATGCGTTGTGTTTGAACCTGGGCCATTTCTTAAACGAATATTTCAGACCGCTCATCTGCCAGTTTGTGGCAGCCTCACTGCACTTGTGTGTCCTGTGCTACCAACTGTCTGCCAATATCCTGCAGCCAGCGTTACTCTTCTATGCCGCATTTACGGCAGCAGTTGTTGGCCAGGTGTCTATATACTGCTTCTGCGGATCGAGCATCCATTCGGAGTGTCAGCTATTTGGCCAGGCCATCTACGAGTCCAGCTGGCCCCATCTGCTGCAGGAAAACCTGCAGCTTGTAAGCTCCTTAAAAATTGCCATGATGCGATCGAGTTTGGGATGTCCCATCGATGGTTACTTCTTCGAGGCCAATCGGGAGACGCTCATCACGGTGAGTAAAGCGTTTATAAAAGTGTCCAAAAAGACACCTCAAGTGAATGATTAATTCATACTATTAATTACCGACTTTCaactaatatatttattaattgcacTTCCTTTTTCACCCACAGATTGTGCGCACTGCTATATCCTATGTAACGCTACTCAGATCCCTGGCCTAGCTTTCCGGGCTTTCATTATTCAGTGGTTCAGTCGTTCGGGTTTGTTTAACTCcggaaatatttacaattatgCTTTAAGCCGGTGTTGTTACAGCCAGTTGGCTAATTAAGCCATGTTAATGGCAATAACTGCTATGGAAAACCAGTGCCTGCGCCTGTTAATGCCTTTTGCATTATTGGCCTTGCTTGCAACGCCATCAGGACATTGAACgcacgtatacgtaatatttgCTGTCGCCCGCTGTCCGCCCCTGTAATTTGCTCTCGTTGTTTTTGTGTGAGCTTTTTGTTGtccttttttatgtttttattattttttttttttgccatcctCGCACAACATTGCGGTTGTCTGCACGTGCTCGACGAACGATTATGTATAAAAGTGTGACGTGGTCAAAGGATTTGGCCGATTTAACTTTGTTTTGGCCGATAGACAGGCAGGGCTTTgccccaccgcccaccaccgATGTGTGAtcccgtgtgtgtgtgtgtgtggagacTGCACGTGAGTGCGGTTGGGAAAAAGCCAATTGCAGTGACCGGGATTTCAGCGCATCCGCCGTCGGCTCTTTAGTCATAAACTGCACGCAACACGGCGGCTTAAGTTTAGCCgattttgtaatttgtttgtaGCCACAATGCGTTTGCTAACAGGCTCTGCTGTACACGCAACGAAAAAGATTTAAGAACTATAAGTGTTAAGTATTATTGctatattaaataaatctgAAAGATGGTATTGCATTATTTTGGGCATTGTTTCAGATATCTTATAACTAATGCTATTTCATCATGTTTTTCCCCGTGTAATTACAACAGCATTGGACCTACAAGCCGTAATGAGCAAATGGTCCTCCATCTGGTTTATGATTCATTTGCTGATTATGCGCGCATTCCTCTGAACTTTTGCTCGATTGACAAAACTGTGTGTAATTGCTGGTGTTAGTCCTTTCCCCCTGGGCAGCGATGTCTGGTCGGGGGAGTTGAGAGAGCGAGTTGGCCAGGCAGGCGGGCagacaaacaaaatcaaagaCAGTCAACACTTTTGGCCGTAGCGAAAGTGGCGAAAAATATACCCCGAGGGCATTGGACTATCTCACTGGCGATGTGGGTTCGTCCGTGTCCTTTCTGCAGTCTCTCTGCCAGTTGTCCTTGCTTTTGCCTCCTTCTCTGTCTTTGGTTCTTCGCCTGTGTCCTTTGGCGTGTCGTGTGGCGCTTTGTGGCCCATTGAGGCAAATAGTTTCGGTTTAGTCCAATAATGATGCTATTGCAACAGAGCTTTCCCCGCCTTTCTCCCCATCACGCCATCAGAATgagagtgagtgtgtgtgtgtttgtgtgtgtgtgtgtgtgggggtgGGTGGGCTTCCGTCCACTTTCATTCAATTGACGCTCTCCCAGTTGAAATGCcataataaattcaattgtGCCATTGAGGCCCCCGGCGCCTGTCACTTTGTGTCAGCCCAGATCGGTTACAGCCTCCGCTTTGCCTTTATATTCCCCTcgtcatttattattttttggtttctaACATTGTCATAACATTCTCATTCATTCCCTTTACTTCCTTTGCTGGCTTCCTTGCCTTCCTTTTGTGGATGAAATTCTTCCCTTTTAATTTGGCAATTAATTGAATCAATCGTTCGCACTTCCTTccgtcctttttttttggcccattTTTGGGCCGCCTGCCTTTTGGTATTTTAATGCCGCTAATTTATGTGGTCaattgtttttagttttaacgAGCATTCCGGccattttttattgccaaatgTCCGTTCAACTCGACCGATTGAATCACCGCCACAGGACGCTTTCTCATTTTTGCTTCTCTTTGCGTCGGCTTAAATTTTTCTGTGGCGAAGTTGATTTTCCTCTTATATAACTGCTGAAATAACTTCCAATTATTTCTGTGAACACACATGACTTTAAGCCAAGTTCAGGTCCGGGTTGTACCCTCAATTAGAGCATAAATATCAACTATTGCGCATACGACCCGTACACTCTGCACAGCGCCTGCCATTGTGCATATATGCGTATGTATATGAAAGGCAAATGAATTCATTTATGTAGATTGCCTGGTAAACGGCCGAAACGAAAATAGTTTGAATGGCTGTCGGCCAGATAGATGAAGCCATCTTGAGGCGCCCGATAGCACATCAGCATGGCGAGTTTTAAATTTCTGCTGTGCAGGATGCACACAACACACAAAGGTGGGCCAACGACTTCTTGTCGAATGCAGCATGAGTTCGGCATTGTACACGAAATTGTTATAAAGAGCTAACCGGATATTTTcggaatttttaattaattcgtCTGCACTGGCCCCGACTTACCGACCAACCAACAGCAATACATACACAGGGCTGACTACCTACCTACCTACCTACACATATCCTGGAGCTGTTGTCCGGTGGCGAGCTGTCCTTGCGTCCACTTTCGTTGCTGCAACTTGCAAGTCAGGCAGCTCTGCAAGTGACCACACTCGGAAAAATATTGCCTATAGCTTAAAATGGGCTTTAATTTTAGGCAAAGTAATTGGATTTCTGTTTGACTTGGTTTCTTAGTTTCCTTTGAGTTGATTTCAATTAGGTAATCTAGCGAAGAAAAGGGATCTTTCTGAGCTTCagaagttttgttttttttttttttgtgacatTATTTGAGGCAGGCCCTTTTTGTTCAGTGCACTTATGTTCCATTTGCTGTTGTAGCCATTGTCAGAGAGCGAGCGAGGCGAACTGCAACAATTTTCGGCAATTGCTGTCCTGCCAGGACACTGGGACACACTTGCCCCCTTGtgctgctactgctactggcactggcactggtaCTGGTACTGGTACTGATTCTGCTCTGCTCCTGCTTTGTTGCTGCTCATTCATTGTGCAAAGTTTGTAtaaatttttgatttctttaCACAAAATGCTGTGCATGTCTCTCCGACTGTCTGATGTCCTGCCACTGATGCTCCAatgtggtggggggggggcgCTTGTAGGGGGAACCTTCGGCCCCCCAGTGAGCCACCAGCCCCTTCGTGTTACCATCCTCCTTCGGCTGATGCTTCTTTTGCTGCCTTTCTGCTCTTGCTGCTGGCACAACACAAATGCCATTGATTGAGTCACATCGCCTGGGCATATAAATCTCCACCGATGGGGTGTGGCACGCTCTCGACTTGTGTCAGAAATTCCGGGCTGCCTACCTTAAAGTTTTCGCCGTGCTGAGTCACTGTCACCGTCACATTTTCATCCTGATCCCAGACCAT harbors:
- the Or98b gene encoding odorant receptor 98b (frameshift, may be evolving pseudogene) — protein: MLTDKFLRLQSALFRLLGLELLHEQDVGHRYPWRSICCILSVASFMPLTIAFGLQNVQNVEQLTDSLCSVLVDLLALCKIGLFLWLYKDFKFLIGQFYCVLQTETHTAVAEMIVTRESRRDQFISAMYAYCFITAGLSACLMSPLSMLISYQRTGELQPKFPFPSVYPWDNMKLSNYIISYFWNVCAALGVALPTVCVDTLFCSLSHNLCALFQIARHKMMHFEGRNTKETHENLKHVFQLYALCLNLGHFLNEYFRPLICQFVAASLHLCVLCYQLSANILQPALLFYAAFTAAVVGQVSIYCFCGSSIHSECQLFGQAIYESSWPHLLQENLQLVSSLKIAMMRSSLGCPIDGYFFEANRETLITIVRTAISYVTLLRSLA